aaaataaaaaaaatcaggcaaaaccTGATAAATCACGCACATTCACAACCGTGACGATAACCAtcatctcaactttttttaaccaCACTACACAAATCTTTGATAATGATTTAGTCCCCAGCATGACTCTTTCAATTGCAAAATGTAAGATTGGTTCCCAGTCTAGAattgaatgatgtttttctaaatattatcaaaattaacaatatttacaaaattgtcaaaattagaaaaaaaaactgcaaattttacaaaataaaatgaatgaagtttacaaaatcaacaaaataaacaaaatggacaaaaataacaaaatttgccaaattgacaatattgacctAATTGACCAAATAAACTTCATTGACGATATtgaacaaaaatgcaaaaaatggcaaattgaATCAACtgaaaagatggacaaaatgGACGGAAATTCACACggacgacaaaaatgacaatatcacatcaatttaaaaaaagaaactaaaaagaaattttaatgagCTAGCATTCCTTATTAAAGCTTTTCCCGAGAGAAACTATTACAAATTAgcatcaaaatgttcaaactggCAACACTCAGCACGGTACAAAACTGGCAAATGTTTGggtaaaaagtgaccaaatgtGCTGAGATCGATCGttaaccaaattgacaaaaatgacaaaattcataaaattgacaaaatcgaaattaataacataactgtaaaatatgcaatattgacaaaattgacataaatatcaaaaaagacaaaaagcacaaaaatgacataatgtcattgataaaaatattgtcgaaaataacaaaattgagaaaatttgcttCATTGGCAGTTTCGccgtaactttagaaaactgactaaatcaatcaattttattgaattgatAAAGTTGACAGAATTAattcaattgataaaattaacaaagaaGATAAAACTGATAAACTTAACTAAAATGACattattgtaaaaattgtaaaaatctgtcaaaattgtcaaaattgtcaaaattgtcaaaattgtcaaaattgtcaaaattgtcaaaattgtcaaaattgtcaaaattgtcaaaattgtcaaaattgtcaaaattgtcaaaattgtcaaacttgtcaaaattgtcaaaattgtcaaaattgtcaaaattgtcaaaattgtccaaattgtcaaaattgtcaaaattgtcaaaattgtcaaaattgtcaaaattgtcaaaattgtcaaaattgtcaaaattgtcaaaattgtcaaaattgtcaaaattgtcaaaattgtcaaaattgtcaaaattgtcaaaattgtcaaaattgtcaaaattgtcaaaattgtcaaaattgtcaaaattgtcaaaattgtcaaaattgtcaaaattgtcaaaattgtcaaaattgtcaaaattgtcaaaattgtcaaacttgtcaaaattgtcaaaattgtcaaaattgtcaaaattgtcaaaattgtcaaaattgtcaaaattgtcaaaattgtcaaaattgtcaaaattgtcaaaattgtcaaaattgtcaaaattgtcaaaattgtcaaaattgtcaaaaatatcaaaattgtcaaaattgtcaaaattgtcaaaattgtcaaaattgtcaaaattgtcaaaattgtcaaaaatgtcaaaattgtcaaaattgtcaaaattgtcaaaactgtcaaaatcgtcaaaatcgtcaaaattgtcaaaattgtcaaaattgtcaaaattgtcaaaatggtcaaaattgtcaaaattgtcaagtttgtcaaaattgtactaattgtcaaaattgtcaaaattgtcaaaattgtcaatattggcaaaattgtcaaaattgtcaaaattgtcaaaattgtcaaaattgtcaaaattgtcaaaattgtcaaaattgtcaaaattgtcaaaattgtcaaaattgttgtaaaCGCATTAACTTGAACCACCTTAATAAGCCCCGAAAAATGATACAGCATAAAAAGAGCAAACAAATATTCTCTGGGAAGTTCTCTGTAAGAGCAAAAGAGCTCTTATCTTCTAACGCTCTTGATTTACACAGCTGATCGGCAGCCGATCAGCTGACGAAAGAATCAGTTAAAAGCAACAGTCAAAGTGATCGGACATAGTCTCATAAGCGAATAAAAGCTAAAGTCAAAACGCCTAAGTCAAGTTTTTGTGTATAGCTAATAAAGTGACCAATTTTGAAGACCAAATACAAACTGTTATTTAAAGTCAATCCGCGCTTCTTACTTCATtccgaaaattaaattaagtcgTTCAAAACTGCAACATTTGGTCCGAAACGAACCGGATAGAGAAGCGCGTCGATTAATTGGTCTTCAATTGTTTCTGTGTGGAGTGAAACgggtgaaaaataaaaagcatcCAACGGCTATTGTGTGTACCCAAGCCAAGCCGTCGAAAGAAAGCCAAGCGCCCCAGTCGTCATTTTGTGTGTATCACGTCGGGTTATTGTGTGTTAGGCAAAGAAATCAAAGTTGGTTGAATCTTCTACCCTTCTCCGCGGGATTTAGTGCACACCCGCTCTACCCCGTGATTGTGATTAGTAACTAATTGCCTAAAAGTGCATCGCTTTGAACGTTGATTTGAAGTGTTAGGTATAGCGCGCGGGAACAAGTTGGATTGATAACGGTTGGGTGTTGTTGTTTAGCAACTGTCTGcacaaaccccccccccccccccctctacAATAGTCCCTCCCCGTTTTGGTGGCAAAGCCTACAACAAAATTGTGCGATTTTGACGGGgttgtgacatttttttgaaattgcttccgTGTGTGGTGTGGGTAAAGATTGGGGCAAGTGTACTGAGAAGTCCCCCGGGAACAACCATCCTTTCCCTCTCCCCTCCCCCGGGGCtataaaaagtgtataaaaaacGCAAAAGGTGTTGAGTTTGATCCATGTTGGATGTACTAAAGTGTTAAGTGTTGAACTTTGGTCGAAGAACCCTTCCCCCGCCCGCGGGTCAGAGTAACACTTCACCCTCCCCCTCCCCCAGGGATAATTAATTTGGGGAACAGTGcaaaaaagtgaatagaaaCCAGAAATTTCACCTAGTGGTTGGAGATAGCAGTCTGCTGAATGCTGTTTGCGGTACCAGTCGACGCACGGAACACTGGAATTTGCCGAAaatagcaaaattcgacttgtTTATTTTGCTACCAATCGATCGCCCGTTGTTAGAAAGGATAAAGGCTAAGTACTGTGTGCTCAGGTAAGTCTGTGGTGCTGACCTGTACTGAGGATCAGGCTGTTGAAAGGAAACATTGGTTAATTGAACCGTGCATGCTTCGATACTGTTCTGTGAGAGTCGGTTACATAAAATTTGGATCTTCTGTTGGTGGCTCGTTTGTCAACTGCGAATCGTCGTTGTTTACCGTGCTGTTCAGTGGAAAAGTGATACCGTGCAGTGGCGTTTCATTATCTTGTGGTTGTGCGTGCCCGGATAGTGAATCATGCCTCGAGAGGACTTGCGGCTCCTGGTGAAGCAGGAACGGAACCTGAGGAGCTTAATGGACAGCATGCAAGAGTTTTTGAACGAATACCAAGCGGAACGAGATTACATATCTTTGAAGTATCGGATGCAGAAACTGGATGAGGTGTACGACAAGTTCATTCGAGTGCGAGAAAACATTGAGGTGATCACCGACGATGTGGAAATGGATGTTGGATTGGAAGGCGACGATGAGCAGTCAGCTCTCGAACGTGCGATGCGAATCAGCGAGCGCGAAGAGGTCAATATGCGCATCATCAAGGATTTTGAGAAccgtttttttgaaataaagcaTAGTTTGGGAGTGCTTGAAGCAGCCGAAAGTCGTTCCTGTACCAGTGTTCAAACTGTCAAACCATCAACAGCGGTTGATTCAATGCCAAGAATTAAGCTCCCCGAATTGAAACTACCGACATTTAGCGGAAAGTTGCAGGACTGGATCACTTTTCGTGATACATTCACCAGCATGATCCACAACAATGCGCATCTATCCGATATTGACAAGTTTACCTATCTGCGAACGTCGTTGACAGATGATGCATTAATCGAAATAGGATCCATCGAATTGACATCGGCTAACTACACCATAGCCTGGCGAACACTCGAAAACACTTTCGAAAACAGAAAGCTGCTTGTGAAGTCATATCTCGACGTATTG
This Uranotaenia lowii strain MFRU-FL unplaced genomic scaffold, ASM2978415v1 HiC_scaffold_344, whole genome shotgun sequence DNA region includes the following protein-coding sequences:
- the LOC129759962 gene encoding uncharacterized protein LOC129759962, with amino-acid sequence MPREDLRLLVKQERNLRSLMDSMQEFLNEYQAERDYISLKYRMQKLDEVYDKFIRVRENIEVITDDVEMDVGLEGDDEQSALERAMRISEREEVNMRIIKDFENRFFEIKHSLGVLEAAESRSCTSVQTVKPSTAVDSMPRIKLPELKLPTFSGKLQDWITFRDTFTSMIHNNAHLSDIDKFTYLRTSLTDDALIEIGSIELTSANYTIAWRTLENTFENRKLLVKSYLDVLFAVSPMSEESYDQLNRVVKDFETTLMMLQKVGVETDGMSTILQHMVCQRLDAATLQRWESYHNSKEVPSYRQLMEFLKSRCLVLHNISLVHSVQGEVKRQSRFPAVGHPGIQQKVTCPFCGESMHSVFKCMKFVKMKVSDRVEVVKKRSLCLNCLSSGHIARYCLKGSCQNCGRRHHTLLHAGPPVSQFNSEQLRVPQQSNNQTDLTHIPNPSMNNLPSSSTTDNPSTSHSS